Proteins from a genomic interval of Lycium ferocissimum isolate CSIRO_LF1 chromosome 2, AGI_CSIRO_Lferr_CH_V1, whole genome shotgun sequence:
- the LOC132048390 gene encoding uncharacterized protein LOC132048390, whose translation MDGYPASPVVVARNKSTPSRTAKITAVKNHRHVAAVDDDDDGDPIECTGKSCKSCTGGVVADCVALCCCPCAVIDILALTFLKIPYMMGRKYLVKGKKKLSSKKKLEKQKKKMKKKEEMEKSYSYRDCVTYEPDSTDGRISTRSVKVEDEEREKERTKLGIELIGEEVLKDNNVISASFDAEEFWLELYEQVGHLDFGRVSFTGIPSQGSQNFNCG comes from the coding sequence ATGGATGGATACCCAGCATCTCCAGTAGTTGTTGCACGTAATAAAAGTACCCCTTCAAGAACCGCCAAAATAACCGCCGTGAAGAACCACCGCCACGTGGCAGCCGTTGACGATGACGACGACGGTGACCCCATAGAGTGCACCGGAAAATCCTGCAAGTCATGTACAGGTGGAGTCGTAGCAGATTGCGTGGCATTATGTTGTTGTCCTTGTGCTGTAATAGACATTTTAGCACTTACATTTCTCAAGATTCCGTATATGATGGGAAGAAAATATTTGGTTAAaggtaaaaagaaattaagtagtaaaaaaaagttggaaaaacagaaaaagaagatgaagaagaaggaagaaatggagaaaagttACAGTTACCGTGACTGTGTGACGTATGAACCGGACAGTACAGATGGAAGAATTTCAACAAGATCAGTTAAAGTTGAAGacgaagaaagagaaaaagaaaggacaaAATTGGGAATTGAATTAATTGGAGAAGAAGTGCTAAAAGACAACAATGTAATCAGTGCTAGTTTTGATGCCGAAGAATTTTGGCTAGAGTTGTATGAACAAGTTGGTCATTTGGACTTTGGCAGAGTTTCTTTCACTGGAATCCCTTCCCAAGgtagtcaaaattttaattgtgggtaa
- the LOC132047208 gene encoding PWWP domain-containing protein 6 has translation MSSDENTEKTTALAELSAETLMADAGIGPGPGLPDEAPRVSQVDHEPVVNGNVDNGAPTELLVVASGDTAKGIKEVDGDGISLLVDVHSSLENVKGMNGEENVADTKADEMVDAVDGDTAEDNNDTEDEMVDPVDGDTAEDNNDREDEMIDPVDGDTAEDNNDREDEMIDAVDGDTAEDNNDRDDTNVYKVGDFVWGKVTSHPWWPGRVYDSSCAAEKAMKYYRTGSLLVAYFGDFSYSWRPPSQLVPFVDNFEQMSKQSASKSFLKAVQKAVDEISILMEFDMCISEDSRAGLSWPLAENGGIKKGVPVPEGVSAVRLLLSQYEPAGILKGLKHLAQNNSNSNILEFAVLKGWLSAFYRAKCGRPLALYCEPVPVEGLEDKKKDQDVDANDFSIPIEVPIKGPSEEETPNSGSAKSPKTASDKIYHKRKQKSVAELMGENAKPKGKKKTAEDSTPSSAETSDKKRKKSSEKANSVDEKNGKRASKKSGDTDLAKKKELRVSIPEHDELGNQRDMNASPLSRERKKSKYLSPPYTSPKWNAGKSSFKRELEVESQKVSDITRMGERMTKAARDLLSSPDANHGNEAVKEKTAEWFDDVDKSSRMGKRSSRTSDTMNIDSSVNEVLSEVQSTALNPLSLRNGSVEKAKGFVSSFRNSVYLDGSNYKQYHKKTGNKRKSLDDTKSPESVPSHAKKRKTNKASGPSNQGTEDEEVGRETSSAILTVTFSTGVSLPSEDEIIQIYNKFGELNKKETKMLYDSNAVQIVYMRGPDAEEAFKQSVRQNPFGAADVIFTLRNPSPNSEIPLSSLIASKGKKSEVKLIKQKLKGMATLLEKCKGKITIEEKLELESEIKGLLEKVSTAPTSTNP, from the coding sequence ATGTCTAGTGACGAAAACACAGAGAAGACCACAGCCCTAGCTGAGTTGTCAGCTGAAACCCTAATGGCTGATGCTGGTATTGGTCCTGGACCCGGGTTGCCTGATGAGGCGCCTCGGGTTTCTCAAGTTGACCACGAACCGGTTGTTAACGGAAATGTGGATAACGGTGCTCCTACCGAGCTATTAGTTGTTGCCAGTGGGGATACCGCGAAAGGGATTAAGGAGGTCGATGGTGATGGGATTTCTCTTTTGGTGGACGTTCATAGTTCACTTGAAAATGTTAAGGGAATGAACGGAGAGGAGAATGTAGCTGATACTAAGGCAGATGAGATGGTTGATGCTGTTGATGGGGATACTGCAGAGGATAATAACGATACGGAAGATGAGATGGTTGATCCTGTTGATGGGGATACTGCAGAGGATAATAACGATAGGGAAGATGAGATGATTGATCCTGTTGATGGGGATACTGCAGAGGATAATAACGATAGGGAAGATGAGATGATTGATGCTGTTGATGGGGATACTGCAGAGGATAATAACGATAGGGATGATACGAATGTTTATAAAGTTGGTGATTTTGTGTGGGGAAAGGTTACGAGTCATCCGTGGTGGCCAGGGCGTGTGTATGATTCTTCCTGTGCTGCAGAAAAAGCTATGAAGTATTATCGAACAGGGTCATTGCTAGTTGCATACTTTGGAGATTTCTCGTATTCTTGGCGCCCTCCATCTCAGTTGGTACCTTTTGTGGACAACTTTGAACAAATGTCGAAGCAAAGCGCTTCCAAGAGCTTCTTAAAAGCTGTTCAAAAGGCCGTGGATGAAATTAGTATACTTATGGAGTTTGATATGTGCATCTCGGAAGATAGTCGTGCTGGACTTAGTTGGCCATTGGCAGAGAATGGTGGAATTAAAAAGGGTGTTCCAGTGCCTGAAGGAGTCTCAGCTGTCAGACTCTTACTTTCTCAGTATGAACCTGCTGGGATACTTAAAGGTCTAAAACATCTTGCACAAAACAATTCTAATTCCAATATACTTGAGTTTGCTGTCTTGAAAGGTTGGCTATCTGCTTTTTATCGTGCCAAATGTGGACGCCCTTTGGCTTTATATTGTGAACCCGTGCCTGTTGAAGGCCTCGAGGACAAGAAGAAGGATCAAGATGTTGATGCAAATGACTTCAGCATACCAATTGAGGTTCCTATTAAGGGTCCATCAGAAGAAGAAACTCCAAATTCTGGCTCTGCAAAGTCTCCAAAGACTGCTTCTGACAAGATTTATCACAAAAGGAAGCAAAAAAGTGTGGCTGAACTTATGGGAGAGAACGCCAAGCCCAAAGGTAAGAAGAAAACTGCAGAAGATTCTACACCTTCATCTGCAGAAACATCTgacaagaaaaggaagaagtcTAGTGAGAAAGCTAACAGTGTTGATGAAAAAAATGGTAAGAGGGCCAGCAAGAAGTCTGGTGACACTGACTTggcaaaaaaaaaggaacttaGAGTTTCAATTCCTGAGCATGATGAACTTGGCAATCAGCGGGACATGAATGCGAGCCCTTTATcaagggaaagaaagaagagcaagtATTTGTCACCTCCTTATACAAGCCCGAAGTGGAATGCAGGAAAATCAAGCTTCAAGAGAGAACTGGAAGTAGAATCTCAGAAAGTTTCTGATATTACCAGGATGGGTGAGCGGATGACAAAGGCTGCTCGGGATCTTTTGTCTTCTCCTGATGCAAACCATGGCAACGAGGCTGTCAAGGAGAAAACGGCTGAATGGTTTGATGATGTTGACAAGAGTTCTCGGATGGGAAAGCGAAGCTCTAGGACTTCTGACACCATGAATATCGATTCATCGGTGAATGAGGTACTGTCTGAGGTTCAGTCTACTGCTCTCAACCCTCTTTCATTGAGGAATGGATCTGTTGAGAAGGCCAAAGGTTTTGTTTCCTCTTTCAGGAACTCAGTGTATTTAGATGGATCAAACTACAAGCAATATCACAAAAAAACTGGAAACAAGAGAAAATCTCTGGATGATACTAAATCACCGGAGTCTGTTCCTTCACATGCAAAGAAGCGGAAGACTAATAAAGCATCTGGGCCTTCTAATCAGGGAACAGAAGATGAGGAAGTAGGTAGAGAAACTTCATCTGCGATTTTGACTGTGACATTTTCAACTGGTGTTTCTTTGCCATCAGAGGATGAAATTATCCAAATATATAACAAGTTTGGGGAActgaataaaaaggaaacaaaaatgTTATATGATTCAAACGCTGTTCAAATTGTCTACATGCGTGGTCCAGATGCTGAAGAGGCCTTCAAACAATCAGTGAGGCAAAATCCTTTTGGTGCTGCGGATGTCATCTTTACTCTCAGGAATCCCTCCCCAAACTCTGAGATTCCACTTTCCTCGCTGATAGCAAGTAAGGGGAAGAAGTCAGAGGTAAAACTAATCAAGCAGAAGCTGAAGGGGATGGCCACACTCTTGGAAAAATGTAAGGGTAAGATTACGATTGAGGAGAAATTGGAGTTGGAGAGTGAGATAAAAGGCTTGCTGGAGAAGGTAAGTACTGCGCCCACATCAACTAACCCATAG
- the LOC132047209 gene encoding large ribosomal subunit protein bL12c produces MASTLSTITLRSPSHVVPSTASSTAIPFPAKALELPLRTPKLLHHRRATCVRPLAAVEAPEKVVTLGDEISNLTLADAQKLVEYLQDKLGVSAASFAPAAVVAAPGGGAADAPAVVEEKTEFDVVIDEVPSNARIATIKAVRALTSLALKEAKELIEGLPKKFKEGVSKDEAEEAKKQLEEAGAKVSIA; encoded by the coding sequence ATGGCTTCCACATTATCCACCATTACCCTTCGTTCTCCATCTCACGTTGTTCCCTCAACTGCTAGCTCCACCGCAATTCCTTTCCCCGCGAAAGCCTTAGAACTCCCCCTCCGCACTCCCAAACTCCTCCACCACCGCCGCGCCACCTGCGTCCGCCCTCTCGCCGCCGTCGAAGCACCGGAGAAAGTCGTCACCCTCGGTGATGAAATCTCCAATTTAACCCTTGCCGACGCCCAGAAACTCGTCGAATACCTTCAAGACAAACTCGGTGTCTCCGCCGCATCCTTTGCTCCGGCCGCCGTAGTCGCCGCCCCCGGCGGCGGCGCAGCCGATGCTCCGGCTGTAGTGGAGGAGAAGACGGAATTTGACGTAGTCATTGATGAAGTGCCGAGTAATGCTAGAATTGCGACAATTAAGGCTGTTAGGGCTTTAACTAGCTTGGCTTTGAAAGAGGCTAAGGAATTAATTGAGGGTTTGCCTAAGAAATTTAAGGAGGGAGTTTCTAAGGATGAAGCTGAAGAAGCTAAGAAACAGCTTGAAGAAGCTGGTGCTAAAGTCTCTATTGCTTAA
- the LOC132047914 gene encoding F-box/kelch-repeat protein At3g23880-like, whose amino-acid sequence MGEKAKLIKSVLQIMTFRILASKDCFFIGTSSQKKKRKKKMFPDLKGKPSKNIISEKKLVKPSKSIIEEKIVVKPSNSINQMDVDQANQIHFPEEIIVDILSRLPVSSLLRFKCASKFWKTLISGPCFKAKHCNHAKNNKKLLICQVFSAVSSTSILYSASLSSGRLVGDVQELGSPSNHIRCGYHILCCCDGLSLLLSARDHHHFLWNPSTNESVVLPSPEFPMVHTSTYGMGYDSISDDYKILKIAKSSYDAVPSKIFALKSGSWRIIDNHPHAFHNKVSGRDSLAFLRGTFHWISEDYLSKYFMVSFNISNEVYGEIPLPEGIGNIPHMGYLIHGVSVLEGMLCAYCTFKNKEAGTFKLWVMKDYGVKESWTELFTIRGTDLSLAVPKYRFADGEVLLYYEEGGYYGFRTSGGRPFGLLPSFLAVQEGLVYTESLISPKLLT is encoded by the exons ATGGGGGAAAAGGCTAAACTTATCAAATCAGTACTTCAAATTATGACCTTTCGTATTCTTGCATCTAAAGACTGCTTTTTTATTGGAACTTCatcacaaaagaagaagaggaagaagaagatgtTTCCAGATCTTAAAGGGAAACCGTCAAAGAATATAATTTCAGAGAAGAAACTTGTGAAGCCGTCAAAGAGTATAATTGAGGAGAAGATAGTTGTGAAGCCGTCAAATAGTATAAATCAGATGGATGTTGATCAG GCCAATCAAATCCACTTCCCGGAGGAAATAATTGTGGACATCCTCAGCAGGTTACCTGTGTCGTCTCTTCTTCGATTCAAATGTGCTTCAAAattttggaagacattaatctCGGGCCCATGCTTTAAGGCGAAGCATTGCAATCATGCGAAGAATAATAAAAAACTTCTTATTTGCCAAGTTTTCTCTGCGGTTAGTTCGACTTCAATTTTGTATTCTGCTTCTTTATCATCGGGTCGACTGGTTGGGGATGTACAAGAGCTTGGTTCCCCTTCAAATCATATACGGTGTGGTTACCACATATTATGCTGTTGCGATGGCTTGTCTCTTCTTTTGTCTGCTCGTGACCACCACCATTTTCTGTGGAACCCATCCACAAATGAATCAGTAGTACTTCCTAGTCCTGAATTCCCAATGGTACACACTAGCACTTACGGAATGGGATACGACTCAATTAGTGATGACTATAAGATTCTTAAGATTGCCAAAAGCAGTTATGATGCCGTACCCAGTAAAATCTTTGCTCTAAAGAGTGGTTCTTGGAGAATAATTGATAACCATCCTCATGCCTTTCACAATAAAGTCTCTGGTAGGGACTCTTTGGCATTTCTTCGTGGCACATTTCATTGGATCAGTGAGGATTATTTATCTAAGTATTTTATGGTTTCATTTAATATATCAAATGAAGTGTACGGAGAGATACCGTTGCCAGAGGGAATTGGCAATATTCCCCACATGGGTTACCTAATACACGGCGTTTCAGTATTAGAAGGAATGCTTTGTGCTTATTgtactttcaaaaataaagaggCGGGCACTTTTAAGTTATGGGTAATGAAAGACTATGGTGTCAAGGAATCTTGGACTGAATTATTTACTATACGAGGGACCGATCTATCTTTGGCCGTACCGAAATATAGGTTTGCGGATGGTGAAGTGCTACTCTACTACGAAGAGGGTGGATATTATGGGTTTAGGACATCCGGAGGACGTCCATTTGGATTGCTGCCTTCATTTCTTGCTGTACAAGAAGGACTCGTTTATACTGAAAGTTTGATCTCTCCAAAATTACTTACTTAG